In the Dehalococcoidia bacterium genome, one interval contains:
- a CDS encoding NADH:flavin oxidoreductase — protein sequence MKDIIGNKQLKVLTPGKIGGLELRNRIIRSGCFEGMCPGGAPSDALIDHHREVAAGGAAMTTVAYCSVSFDGRAFGHEIWMREEIVPDLKKITDAVHREGAAVNIQLGHCGYFSNKNVIGRRPIGASRKFCTFRYAFAHEMTEEEINRVKEDFGKAAQLAIQAGFDAVEIHGGHGYLLSQFLSPYTNMRKDRYGGSLENRMRFPAAVIKHVRETVGPDFPILIKMNVSDGFKGGLELDEAIEVAKRYEAEGASALVPSGGFTAKTPFYMMRGRIPLKEWIQGPKSVFEKVGLRLFGSILVQTYPFEEMFFLNEARKIKDAVSIPCVLIGGICSSDNMEKAMQEGFDFVEIGRALIREPDLVRRMERGDWQASQCDHCNRCVAEMENGGVWCVSKVKGQYKG from the coding sequence ATGAAGGACATTATAGGCAATAAGCAGCTCAAGGTTCTCACTCCAGGCAAGATCGGTGGGCTGGAGCTGCGCAATCGAATTATTAGATCTGGCTGTTTCGAGGGCATGTGTCCCGGAGGAGCCCCCTCTGATGCACTAATAGACCACCACCGCGAAGTCGCAGCTGGCGGCGCTGCGATGACCACCGTAGCCTATTGCTCAGTGTCCTTCGATGGTCGTGCCTTTGGCCATGAGATATGGATGCGTGAAGAGATTGTACCGGATCTTAAGAAAATAACAGACGCTGTGCACCGTGAGGGTGCTGCGGTCAATATACAGCTTGGACACTGCGGTTATTTCTCCAATAAAAACGTGATTGGCCGGCGACCGATCGGCGCTTCCCGCAAGTTCTGTACGTTTCGCTACGCATTTGCCCACGAAATGACAGAGGAGGAGATTAACAGGGTAAAGGAGGATTTTGGTAAAGCTGCTCAACTTGCCATCCAGGCCGGCTTCGACGCCGTGGAGATTCATGGCGGGCATGGTTACCTTCTCAGTCAGTTTCTCTCTCCATATACAAATATGCGAAAGGACAGATACGGCGGGTCTCTAGAGAACCGCATGCGATTTCCTGCCGCAGTGATAAAACACGTACGAGAGACTGTTGGACCGGACTTCCCCATTTTAATCAAGATGAACGTCAGTGACGGTTTCAAGGGTGGCCTGGAGCTAGACGAGGCTATCGAGGTAGCCAAGCGATATGAGGCCGAGGGGGCAAGCGCCCTCGTTCCCAGCGGTGGATTTACCGCCAAGACGCCGTTCTATATGATGCGGGGAAGGATACCGCTCAAGGAGTGGATCCAAGGTCCGAAAAGTGTGTTTGAAAAGGTAGGCTTACGACTGTTTGGCAGTATCTTAGTTCAAACTTATCCCTTTGAAGAGATGTTTTTCCTCAATGAGGCACGAAAAATAAAAGATGCGGTGAGTATCCCCTGTGTCTTGATCGGGGGCATCTGCTCCAGCGACAATATGGAAAAGGCCATGCAGGAAGGTTTCGATTTCGTTGAGATAGGCAGAGCCCTGATCAGGGAGCCTGACCTGGTCCGGAGGATGGAGAGGGGCGACTGGCAGGCATCGCAGTGCGATCACTGTAACCGGTGCGTCGCGGAAATGGAGAATGGCGGGGTGTGGTGCGTGTCCAAGGTAAAAGGTCAGTATAAAGGATAA
- a CDS encoding FAD-dependent oxidoreductase, protein MKKYSALFQPGNIGKMHLENRLIMAPLGTVLLDSEGGVTDNLLDYYRPRAAGGVGLVIAQCASPNIEAKALYSLGIYDDKFIPGLRQLFQVIHEGGAKVAVQLMHPGLLIVAGGFAAPGVPVMVPSVTSWMTGDLPYTEVTEDAIDGYVEDYSEAARRAREAGADAVELHACHGCLIGGFMSPLMNLRTDKYGGSEENRIRFPRRTLERIREKLGPDFPLIVRISASDDVPGGVTIDEAMRQAATLEQAGADAFHVSAGLEYLSGLNIPCFAYPEAPILPLAEKIKSAVKVPVIAVGKISPELAEHIIESGRVDFVAMGRPLLADPELPRKLKEGRRDEIRWCLHCNNCVSLKLPLSCTVNPWLYRESIPSPPAVEKPKKVVVVGGGLAGMQAAVLIAERGHQVSLYEKESELGGQWNIAAAVPGKEGFANFTDYLKRSLDKAGVPVILGTEVTREQVLAMKPDAVVVATGAVPLGLDIPGATGRNVVQSNDIFTGKVEAKGRVVVLGARFNAIEVAIMLAEQGKQVSIVSRGKLGGRKGPQNTFAFKILLRRLLELGIPLYLNTPVLEIAPGSVVIGWEGEIVFLPAETVILAVGAQSENKLAQELKGLVPKVYSIGDCEKPRDASSATFDAARVAERI, encoded by the coding sequence ATGAAAAAGTATTCAGCACTATTCCAGCCCGGTAACATCGGTAAAATGCACCTGGAGAACAGGCTTATTATGGCCCCCCTGGGCACTGTCCTTCTTGATAGTGAGGGGGGTGTCACCGATAACCTGCTCGATTACTACCGACCGAGGGCAGCGGGTGGTGTTGGCCTCGTCATCGCCCAGTGTGCCTCGCCGAACATTGAGGCTAAAGCGCTTTACTCACTGGGTATCTATGATGATAAGTTTATCCCGGGCCTCAGACAGCTTTTCCAGGTGATCCACGAGGGTGGTGCCAAGGTCGCCGTCCAGCTTATGCATCCCGGACTTCTGATCGTGGCTGGCGGCTTTGCTGCTCCAGGCGTGCCGGTAATGGTTCCATCGGTGACATCATGGATGACCGGTGATTTGCCTTATACCGAGGTAACTGAGGATGCTATAGATGGCTACGTGGAGGACTACTCGGAGGCGGCGCGCCGGGCCAGGGAGGCGGGCGCCGATGCGGTGGAGCTGCACGCCTGCCATGGCTGTCTGATAGGCGGTTTTATGTCCCCGCTCATGAATTTGAGGACAGACAAGTACGGGGGCAGCGAGGAGAACCGGATACGTTTTCCCCGCCGGACACTGGAGCGGATCAGGGAGAAGCTGGGCCCCGATTTCCCGTTGATAGTGAGAATAAGCGCCAGCGACGATGTGCCAGGCGGGGTCACCATAGATGAGGCGATGCGCCAGGCAGCTACGCTTGAGCAGGCTGGTGCCGATGCCTTCCACGTATCCGCAGGGCTGGAGTATCTATCCGGACTCAATATACCCTGCTTCGCATATCCCGAGGCCCCTATACTACCGCTGGCAGAGAAGATAAAAAGCGCGGTCAAGGTGCCGGTTATAGCCGTGGGCAAGATAAGCCCGGAACTGGCCGAGCATATAATCGAGAGTGGCAGGGTGGACTTCGTCGCTATGGGCCGACCGCTGCTCGCCGACCCCGAGCTGCCCAGAAAGCTCAAGGAGGGTCGACGGGACGAGATCCGCTGGTGCCTGCACTGCAATAACTGCGTGTCGCTAAAGCTGCCGCTTTCCTGCACGGTAAACCCGTGGCTTTATCGAGAGAGCATACCATCACCTCCAGCGGTGGAGAAGCCCAAAAAGGTGGTGGTAGTCGGCGGAGGGCTGGCCGGCATGCAGGCGGCGGTGCTTATTGCCGAGCGGGGACACCAGGTCTCCCTCTATGAGAAGGAAAGCGAGCTGGGTGGGCAGTGGAACATCGCTGCAGCCGTGCCGGGCAAGGAAGGCTTTGCCAATTTCACCGATTACCTTAAGCGCTCCCTGGACAAGGCCGGCGTCCCCGTCATACTTGGCACCGAGGTTACCAGGGAACAGGTACTTGCGATGAAGCCCGATGCGGTGGTGGTAGCCACCGGAGCCGTGCCTCTGGGACTGGATATACCAGGTGCTACCGGCAGGAACGTGGTGCAGTCAAACGATATTTTCACCGGTAAGGTAGAGGCCAAGGGCAGGGTAGTGGTTTTAGGCGCACGCTTTAACGCTATAGAAGTGGCCATAATGCTGGCGGAGCAGGGGAAACAGGTGAGCATCGTCAGCCGGGGTAAACTTGGTGGAAGGAAGGGGCCGCAGAACACCTTCGCCTTCAAGATACTTTTAAGGCGGCTCCTAGAGCTGGGCATACCCCTATACCTGAACACCCCGGTGCTGGAGATTGCCCCGGGCAGTGTGGTAATCGGCTGGGAGGGAGAAATCGTTTTCCTGCCGGCGGAAACCGTCATACTGGCGGTTGGCGCGCAGTCGGAGAATAAGCTGGCTCAAGAGCTTAAAGGGTTGGTGCCGAAGGTATACAGTATAGGCGACTGCGAAAAGCCCCGCGATGCCTCCTCCGCAACCTTCGATGCGGCCAGGGTGGCGGAGAGGATTTAG
- a CDS encoding CxxC-x17-CxxC domain-containing protein produces MDYVDKTLECQDCGASFTFSADEQSLFASRGYTNEPKRCNECRASRKQQRNGDSYGYQQRREMYPAVCAECGVNTQVPFQPRQGRPVYCGECYSKARLVSSR; encoded by the coding sequence ATGGACTATGTTGACAAGACCCTCGAGTGCCAGGATTGCGGTGCAAGTTTCACTTTTAGTGCAGACGAGCAGTCGCTATTCGCGTCCAGGGGCTATACCAATGAGCCCAAGCGTTGTAATGAATGCCGAGCGTCTAGGAAGCAACAGCGCAACGGAGATAGCTACGGCTATCAGCAGAGAAGGGAAATGTATCCCGCGGTCTGCGCCGAATGTGGTGTAAACACGCAGGTACCTTTTCAGCCCCGGCAGGGGCGGCCCGTATACTGTGGCGAATGCTACTCTAAAGCCAGGCTAGTGTCCAGCAGATAA
- a CDS encoding mechanosensitive ion channel domain-containing protein, with protein sequence MNPVEPLVNQKDLKGEESPQVIKQPRNYKLRWLTVSVTFIVVLTLIASIVVSALYVPEVAIYIPILTIGLALALQKYIASFFAYFYINFTRIYDPGDRIRLGNVKGDVRRVGLLHTTLEEVGEDEKLGGELTGRLLHVPNLVILDLPVLNYSKDYSINDETISSDYMFDEVRIPITTDSDAQAASELLDSILKKQDKACVREVRRTFKKNYPNFLKEAISGHRVQVYVEPTHIWIKGKFVAPLRGRNVLRSKILLQFFKEIGDRPDIKLA encoded by the coding sequence ATGAATCCAGTTGAACCCTTAGTGAACCAAAAAGATTTAAAAGGGGAGGAATCTCCTCAGGTTATAAAGCAGCCACGTAATTATAAGTTGAGGTGGCTCACTGTATCTGTCACCTTTATAGTGGTTTTAACACTGATAGCATCTATAGTAGTATCCGCTTTATATGTGCCTGAGGTAGCTATTTATATCCCTATTCTCACAATAGGGCTGGCGCTGGCCCTACAGAAGTATATAGCCAGTTTTTTTGCCTACTTCTATATCAACTTTACCCGAATTTATGACCCGGGGGATAGGATTCGCCTGGGAAATGTAAAGGGGGATGTGCGAAGGGTGGGACTGCTCCATACTACACTCGAAGAGGTGGGCGAGGATGAAAAGCTGGGAGGTGAACTCACCGGCAGATTGCTGCACGTGCCCAACCTGGTAATTTTAGACCTGCCGGTGTTAAATTACTCCAAGGATTACTCGATAAATGATGAGACCATCTCCTCCGACTACATGTTTGACGAGGTTCGCATTCCCATAACCACCGATAGCGATGCGCAGGCAGCTAGTGAGCTTCTGGATAGTATTCTAAAGAAACAGGACAAGGCGTGCGTTAGGGAAGTACGCAGGACGTTCAAGAAAAACTACCCCAATTTCCTCAAAGAGGCTATTTCTGGGCACAGGGTGCAGGTTTACGTTGAACCGACGCATATCTGGATAAAGGGCAAGTTTGTAGCACCGCTGAGAGGTCGCAACGTTCTGCGGAGCAAGATCTTGTTGCAGTTTTTCAAGGAGATTGGTGACAGGCCTGACATTAAGCTGGCATAG
- a CDS encoding SDR family NAD(P)-dependent oxidoreductase has translation MSESQTFKSRYGPWALVTGAARGLGAEFSRQIAARGINLVIIDMLADELIEAGKEIQNRTGQEIINVVTDLSQPQFIDTIREHTDGLDIGLLVSNAAFGPVGLFLDKSLDDKLKMVAVNVQATLILVHEFASKMQARQRGGIILLSSASALQGSAYVANYAATKAYNLILAEGLWEELEEYGVDVLGFMPGITRTPAFEQSKPNLERRMKLTPIMEVEPTVTEALEALGKRPSHIAGRRNRWNMFTTGKLMPRKTVVKLVGKQMRDLYG, from the coding sequence ATGTCCGAATCACAAACCTTCAAGTCCAGATACGGGCCATGGGCACTGGTAACGGGTGCGGCCCGAGGGTTGGGTGCGGAGTTCTCACGACAGATCGCAGCGCGAGGAATAAACTTGGTTATCATCGACATGCTCGCAGATGAGCTTATAGAGGCCGGTAAAGAAATTCAAAATCGCACCGGTCAGGAAATCATAAATGTCGTCACAGACCTGTCACAACCGCAGTTTATAGATACGATTCGTGAACATACAGACGGCCTTGATATAGGTTTGCTGGTGAGCAACGCTGCTTTCGGGCCGGTGGGACTATTCCTCGACAAAAGCCTGGATGATAAATTGAAAATGGTAGCAGTCAACGTGCAGGCAACATTAATATTAGTCCATGAATTCGCCTCAAAAATGCAAGCTCGCCAAAGAGGGGGGATAATCCTGCTTTCATCCGCATCCGCTCTTCAAGGCTCAGCCTATGTTGCCAACTACGCTGCCACCAAAGCCTATAACCTGATTCTGGCAGAGGGCTTGTGGGAGGAGTTAGAAGAGTACGGCGTCGATGTTCTCGGATTCATGCCGGGGATAACCCGCACACCGGCCTTTGAGCAATCGAAGCCAAACCTGGAACGACGAATGAAGCTTACGCCGATTATGGAAGTAGAGCCAACTGTAACTGAGGCGCTAGAGGCATTGGGGAAAAGGCCAAGCCACATCGCAGGGAGAAGGAATCGATGGAACATGTTCACGACCGGCAAGCTCATGCCGCGCAAGACTGTGGTAAAACTAGTGGGGAAACAAATGCGAGACCTGTACGGTTAA
- a CDS encoding 4-hydroxyphenylacetate 3-hydroxylase N-terminal domain-containing protein, whose protein sequence is MRGIEGMVGHIKNFDEYNESLRDGRIVFYRGKRVDDVTKHPILRLAINPLAYFFGEGIEDSESRERLFYYDPELKATVSSFYKEPRSPSDLYDRFQLTYDAAKAIGIITAHISSDAIFASRIVTAELGGEYRQRLLSYAGNAVKNNLFIAGAQIDVKGHRTLRPGQQKDADLYVHAVEEKSDGIVVRGAKMHTSNAIVFNELFVLPGRAFREGEEDYAIAFTVPANAKGLKMICRPAIGAEAALNDLEGVRESKVAVLESLTILDDVFVPWERVFVYKDVEKATWLALMFALWHRFSAVSYRVGLADYLIGLAKLVAEANGVEGAPHIQKDIVDILTYSEILKMCAKMAAYEGIKHEETGIYIPNSICTNIGKLYSNANYLNVVHSLIDLAGGLAITAPSGDDYDNEELRKYINKYLSAAIPGEERFKLFLILRETVALMAGEESITHIHAEGSERASLIELYRTYDFDGPKQLIKRLLSKMS, encoded by the coding sequence ATGCGCGGTATCGAGGGTATGGTAGGTCACATAAAAAACTTCGACGAGTATAATGAAAGTCTCCGCGATGGAAGGATAGTTTTCTACCGTGGCAAAAGAGTCGATGACGTTACCAAACATCCAATTTTGAGATTAGCAATAAATCCTTTAGCATATTTCTTTGGTGAGGGCATAGAAGATAGCGAATCCAGAGAAAGGTTATTCTATTATGACCCTGAACTAAAAGCTACTGTTAGTTCGTTCTACAAAGAGCCTCGTAGCCCTTCAGATCTCTACGATCGTTTTCAGTTAACATACGACGCGGCAAAAGCTATTGGGATTATTACTGCACATATTTCCTCAGATGCGATTTTCGCTTCGAGGATTGTTACAGCTGAGCTTGGTGGGGAATATAGACAGAGGCTGCTGAGTTATGCAGGCAATGCGGTTAAGAACAACTTGTTTATCGCTGGCGCTCAAATAGATGTGAAAGGTCATCGTACATTAAGGCCAGGGCAGCAAAAAGACGCCGATTTATATGTACATGCTGTTGAGGAGAAATCCGACGGGATCGTTGTGCGAGGAGCTAAAATGCACACGTCCAATGCCATAGTATTTAATGAACTTTTTGTTCTCCCTGGAAGGGCATTCAGGGAAGGTGAGGAGGACTACGCAATAGCTTTTACTGTACCGGCCAACGCAAAGGGATTAAAGATGATTTGCAGACCTGCGATAGGTGCAGAGGCAGCCCTTAACGATTTGGAGGGGGTAAGAGAAAGCAAAGTGGCTGTGCTGGAAAGCCTGACGATTCTCGATGACGTGTTTGTTCCGTGGGAACGTGTTTTCGTTTATAAAGACGTGGAAAAAGCGACCTGGCTTGCCCTAATGTTTGCTCTTTGGCATCGTTTTTCCGCTGTGTCATACAGGGTGGGCCTCGCCGATTATTTAATTGGGCTTGCAAAACTTGTGGCAGAAGCAAATGGCGTGGAGGGAGCGCCTCATATTCAGAAAGACATCGTTGATATCCTCACATACTCAGAAATTTTAAAAATGTGCGCCAAGATGGCTGCATATGAAGGAATAAAGCACGAAGAAACCGGTATCTACATACCGAACTCTATTTGCACAAACATAGGTAAGCTTTATTCTAACGCTAACTATCTGAATGTTGTGCACTCCTTAATAGACTTAGCTGGAGGACTGGCGATTACTGCACCGAGTGGCGATGATTATGATAACGAGGAGTTAAGAAAGTACATAAACAAGTATCTGAGTGCTGCAATACCTGGTGAAGAGAGATTTAAACTGTTCTTAATCCTGCGGGAGACGGTGGCACTCATGGCTGGTGAAGAAAGTATCACACATATTCACGCTGAGGGATCTGAACGTGCAAGCTTGATAGAACTTTACCGAACATATGACTTCGACGGGCCTAAACAGCTTATCAAGAGACTTCTTTCGAAGATGAGTTAG
- a CDS encoding CxxC-x17-CxxC domain-containing protein — protein sequence MSFTDKSLQCADCGVTFTFTAEEQEFHQSKGFTNEPRRCQSCRQARKSQRNSFGSGGSGGSGGSRYDRQMFPAVCAECGIETQVPFEPREDRPVYCSSCYNKNKGNTRW from the coding sequence ATGAGTTTTACAGACAAGTCGCTGCAATGTGCTGATTGTGGTGTCACGTTCACCTTCACTGCCGAAGAGCAGGAATTCCATCAGTCCAAGGGATTCACTAATGAGCCCCGACGCTGCCAGTCCTGCCGCCAGGCAAGAAAGTCACAGCGGAACAGCTTTGGTTCTGGTGGCTCTGGTGGATCTGGTGGATCCAGATACGACCGCCAGATGTTCCCTGCGGTGTGTGCTGAATGTGGTATCGAAACGCAGGTACCATTCGAGCCACGAGAAGACAGACCAGTGTATTGCAGCAGTTGCTACAATAAAAACAAAGGGAACACTCGCTGGTAA
- a CDS encoding RNA-binding protein, which yields MKIYVGNLSRDVTEAELQQEFEAFGKVDSVSIVVDKYGGQPRGFGFVEMPAKAEGQAAIEGLNGKALNQQTLVVNEARPRPGGERGGRSNDGGRGGGSGGRGKPRRY from the coding sequence TTGAAAATATATGTGGGCAATCTGTCACGTGATGTAACTGAAGCCGAATTGCAGCAGGAATTTGAGGCTTTCGGGAAGGTAGACTCGGTTAGCATCGTTGTGGACAAGTACGGTGGCCAGCCCAGAGGCTTTGGATTTGTCGAGATGCCAGCAAAGGCTGAGGGCCAGGCTGCGATCGAGGGTCTCAATGGCAAGGCGTTGAATCAGCAGACACTTGTTGTAAACGAGGCTCGCCCTCGTCCTGGGGGCGAGAGGGGTGGTAGGTCAAATGATGGCGGAAGAGGTGGGGGTTCCGGTGGCCGTGGGAAACCTAGAAGATACTAA
- a CDS encoding SDR family NAD(P)-dependent oxidoreductase — translation MTANFSDKYGPWGLVAGASVGLGAAFAEELAKRKLNLVLIARRSEPLKELKNELKSRYGVDIRTVQLDLASPNLIEELSPHTDDIEIGLMIYDTAFHTIGAFFNQSLENHLRHIDVNCRGPLMLTYHYGGKMLQRGRGGIILMSSLSGFQGAPLLVSYGGTKAYNTVLGEGLWYEMKQHGVDVMVSVSGAIETPNYIQTKPKKLSFGPGPMKPVYVARESVAALGKTHTFIPGKIYRLSSFVTNRLMPRTRAIKIMAGSTEQMYGDRNLITNPKL, via the coding sequence ATGACGGCAAACTTCAGTGATAAATACGGACCATGGGGGCTTGTTGCCGGAGCCAGCGTCGGATTGGGCGCAGCCTTTGCCGAAGAGCTGGCAAAGCGAAAGCTCAACCTGGTACTGATAGCCCGCCGCAGCGAACCATTGAAAGAACTGAAAAACGAGCTTAAGAGTCGATACGGTGTCGATATAAGGACAGTACAGCTAGATCTTGCATCACCTAACCTTATTGAAGAACTGTCCCCGCATACCGATGACATTGAAATCGGCCTGATGATATATGATACAGCTTTTCATACTATAGGTGCCTTTTTCAACCAGTCACTGGAAAACCATCTCAGGCACATCGACGTTAACTGCCGAGGGCCTCTCATGCTCACATACCATTACGGCGGCAAAATGTTGCAACGGGGACGCGGAGGAATCATCCTGATGAGCTCTCTCTCCGGCTTCCAGGGCGCCCCCTTACTAGTCAGTTATGGAGGCACAAAGGCGTATAACACCGTCCTGGGGGAAGGTCTCTGGTATGAAATGAAGCAGCACGGGGTCGATGTAATGGTGAGCGTATCCGGGGCCATCGAGACGCCCAATTATATTCAGACGAAGCCCAAGAAACTCTCCTTTGGGCCGGGGCCGATGAAACCCGTGTATGTAGCCCGTGAGTCTGTGGCCGCCCTGGGAAAAACCCATACTTTTATACCGGGAAAGATATACCGCTTATCAAGTTTCGTCACCAACCGCCTCATGCCCAGGACAAGGGCCATAAAAATTATGGCGGGTTCAACCGAACAGATGTACGGTGACAGGAACTTAATCACCAATCCAAAACTCTAA
- a CDS encoding NAD-dependent epimerase/dehydratase family protein, giving the protein MVKTAITGSTGLLGSHIVERLLAQGHEVRALARRTSDISHLKTTGAEIVIGDVEDYDSLRPLVEGVELVFHAAAKVMPGWGSWQEFESCIVKGTENMLNASAEAKVARFLQVSSGDVYGGGATSETRATETAPLNAEFHPRSYYCYAKMLADKLAQEYHREGKLQVTIIRCSGIFGPRDRLLTDRFYGLVNSPIVIWPGKSNPWAPLTYVTDVAECAILAATSDRSAGQIYNVARPEEQQFREFAAALARALGKSERQRNIPMSLLYSVAFIMEMWARLWRFKEPPFLTRADLGEFENSMHIDGSKARSELGWEPKVSIEEGTRLYVQWRRLQGKR; this is encoded by the coding sequence GGGCCACGAAGTGCGCGCCCTGGCCCGCCGGACGTCCGATATAAGCCATTTAAAGACTACGGGGGCCGAGATCGTCATTGGCGACGTAGAGGACTATGACAGCCTGCGCCCTCTCGTGGAGGGTGTGGAATTGGTATTCCACGCTGCTGCCAAGGTTATGCCTGGATGGGGATCATGGCAGGAGTTCGAGTCATGTATCGTAAAGGGCACAGAGAACATGCTTAATGCAAGTGCTGAGGCTAAGGTGGCTCGCTTTCTCCAGGTCAGCTCTGGAGATGTATACGGCGGTGGGGCGACAAGTGAAACTCGAGCCACCGAGACCGCTCCTCTCAATGCTGAGTTCCATCCACGTTCCTATTACTGTTATGCCAAAATGCTGGCTGATAAGCTAGCACAGGAATACCACCGCGAGGGCAAGCTACAGGTTACTATTATCAGGTGCTCCGGCATATTTGGTCCGAGGGACAGGCTGCTCACAGATCGATTCTATGGTCTGGTGAATTCACCTATTGTTATCTGGCCGGGCAAGTCGAACCCCTGGGCTCCACTGACCTATGTGACCGATGTTGCCGAATGTGCCATCCTAGCAGCAACCAGTGACCGTTCCGCCGGGCAGATATATAACGTTGCTCGTCCTGAGGAGCAGCAGTTCCGCGAGTTCGCCGCTGCACTCGCCCGGGCCCTGGGCAAATCGGAGCGCCAGAGGAACATCCCCATGAGCCTGCTATATTCTGTAGCCTTCATAATGGAGATGTGGGCCAGGTTGTGGCGTTTCAAGGAACCACCGTTCCTGACCCGTGCCGACCTCGGGGAATTTGAAAATAGTATGCATATTGATGGTTCCAAGGCCAGGTCGGAGCTGGGCTGGGAGCCAAAGGTTTCTATAGAGGAGGGCACAAGACTCTACGTCCAGTGGCGGCGTTTGCAGGGCAAGAGGTAA